The following proteins come from a genomic window of Megalops cyprinoides isolate fMegCyp1 chromosome 6, fMegCyp1.pri, whole genome shotgun sequence:
- the LOC118779762 gene encoding transcription factor-like 5 protein, with protein sequence MSVTCKIEPGSSPADVYSTIPVEVTVSHECTVSSAPCSEGMALNSVSELNLVEMTEVEYTHLQHIIYSQMEAQNAEQEGSGKLNSGYPASSPPAVQTVYPSCDPHGEAEYAARTPSPTVGQANTPTSESQYLSASSDQQGDFQEIKMILMNESVHLPERTPTTCGEVPGSVLAKVRSAMEAGEHRAGAGDGRSAPLDARPNPAARVRLEKRFNCSPCDVSRLPDPHEQSAALSNVLSKLHHPTELLGVAMQSQPGKCLKVGRTKPTSSRPLEFPYPVFSRNMCNSMVSVPQAQGIGSISHMLESAKHQDLIIPRNFSFSYQQDTAPTKAALRNQSKQVIEPEVWIKMEEEDLRKPAPPRRGRGRRRQACPERPALNDIQNATAGQGAGSSCKISLKTGDTGENSQRRERHNIMERDRRRRIRICCDELNMLVPFCNRDTDKATTLQWTTAFLKYIKEIHGDSLKMVCTAHATNPDLHDHHDLNPLTVIFLTFRKKTNQQNIQSNCYGAIFLDLCNQDCIHTYFS encoded by the exons ATGTCAGTAACCTGTAAAATCGAGCCCGGGTCGTCTCCGGCAGACGTTTACTCGACAATCCCAGTGGAAGTGACCGTAAGTCACGAATGCACCGTGTCAAGTGCCCCGTGCAGCGAAGGGATGGCCCTGAACTCCGTGTCTGAGCTGAACCTGGTGGAGATGACCGAGGTCGAGTACACGCATCTCCAACACATCATCTACTCGCAAATGGAGGCGCAAAACGCGGAGCAGGAAGGAAGCGGCAAGTTAAACTCCGGCTACCCGGCGAGCAGCCCGCCGGCCGTTCAGACGGTGTACCCGAGCTGCGACCCGCACGGCGAAGCGGAATACGCCGCCAGAACGCCCAGCCCCACAGTGGGGCAGGCGAACACCCCGACCTCGGAGTCGCAGTACCTCTCGGCGAGCTCGGACCAGCAGGGCGACTTCCAGGAGATTAAGATGATTCTGATGAACGAGAGCGTCCACCTGCCGGAGCGGACGCCGACCACTTGCGGCGAGGTCCCGGGTTCTGTGTTAGCTAAAGTGAGAAGCGCGATGGAAGCCGGGGAGCACAGAGCGGGTGCGGGCGACGGCAGAAGCGCACCGCTGGACGCGAGACCCAACCCCGCCGCTCGAGTGCGCCTGGAGAAGAGGTTTAACTGCAGCCCCTGCGACGTCTCCAGGCTCCCTGACCCTCATGAGCAATCTGCAGCTCTGAGCAA CGTTTTGTCTAAACTTCATCATCCCACGGAGTTACTTGGAGTCGCGATGCAGTCTCAGCCGGGCAAATGCTTGAAGGTGGGCCGCACTAAACCGACGTCTTCACGGCCGCTGGAGTTTCCATACCCGGTGTTCAGCAGGAACATGTGCAACTCCATGGTCAGTGTTCCTCAAGCACAG GGTATTGGATCCATCTCCCACATGCTGGAATCTGCCAAGCACCAGGACCTGATCATTCCCAGGAACTTCAGCTTCAGTTACCAACAGGATACTGCCCCCACAAAGGCAGCCCTTCGCAATCAGAGCAAACAAGTCATTGAACCTGAAGTCTGGATAAAGATGGAAG AGGAGGACCTGCGGAAGCCAGCGCCCCCTAGGCGTGGCCGGGGTAGGCGGCGACAGGCGTGTCCTGAGCGCCCCGCTCTCAACGACATCCAGAATGCAACTGCAGGGCAGGGCGCTGGCAGCAGCTGCAAGATCAGCCTGAAGACCGGGGACACGGGGGAGAattcacagaggagagagaggcacaacATCATGGAGCGTGATCGCAG GCGTAGGATTCGCATCTGCTGTGATGAGCTGAACATGCTGGTGCCGTTCTGCAACAGGGATACAGACAAGGCCACGACCCTGCAGTGGACCACTGCCTTCCTCAAATACATCAAGGAGATCCACGGGGACAGCCTGAAAATGGTCTGCACTGCCCATGCTACTAACCCTGACCTCCATGATCATCATGACCTCAATCCACTCACAGTAATTTTTCTcaccttcagaaaaaaaaccaaTCAACAGAACATTCAGTCTAACTGCTATGGGGCTATATTCTTAGATTTGTGTAACCAAGACTGTATTCACACATACTTCAGTTAG
- the LOC118779457 gene encoding opioid growth factor receptor-like produces the protein MDNLQFYLNKTPSNPDDVYIDDFHQYWKGRYEKLERVHSYIQWLFPLQEPGINYMAHELTVKEIQAFCNNEEAKQRLLTSYEMMLDFYGITLVNKETGEVKRSDIWLERFENLNRYTHNNLRITRILKCLGELGFRHYQAPLVQFFLEETLVHGNLDRVKQSVLDYFLFAVRDKEQRRKLIEFAFKHYQPRDEFVWCPRKIQKRLLKKVENKLPQETGSSVDPSPQNNREMEHPSSPGSGSLNEESPSKGNTQESGAESNLESEDIPTSLHPTPQQLGTTQNALDRGTKAEMQGSTSPVKDLHNNQEMERSGTTKNTRTAEQEAVREKLKKEGKEEMARGPEGEIPSHPDEAKAGASGSNNPAQHDGGSISPRDTQPYKNSETLTFRSEDADSLTLTAKDAPSHTFTEVIAESQTFKGDMEESPRSKGGAEEGCIPEGELQDSQRHQGGLEGSHRATGGTAESHIREGGEEKSHRTECCIEGSHRTEDETAATQPLTSENAERHRLTGVMSESDRLEGEKEESHTAKSGAAESQPHGSGVEERQRPKEEAKGSHEPAEIHTHKDGKKEVPMPEDEKEKSHYRTEGCLEEGHRPVGGMEKGYRPEGGAANIHRFKDEIEVIHKLEGHSPKRGAEERPEDGTAYSQRPEDGIVVTQRLGAGAEESHKHDVRTEECHGSEGGAVDSQSCKGGTEESHKHKDGAEGTHIVQGGAPERGRSVGSTEESHRSERRAEESDRFEGRAEESHRHEDGPTDNQMGDQSEKLWASQSDQGSGGQIGEALSMQGNNRDASPECMICENSDLTAREDGKEKTGDQDQDQEEPMDTYSDNTESQMEY, from the exons ATGGATAATCTACAGTTCTACCTTAATAAAACACCTTCAAATCCTGATG ATGTGTATATTGATGATTTTCACCAATACTGGAAAGGACGCTATGAGAAACTTGAGAGAGTCCACTCTTATATTCAGTG GTTGTTTCCACTGCAAGAGCCTGGAATCAACTACATGGCCCATGAGCTTACGGTGAAGGAGATTCAG GCATTTTGTAACAATGAGGAAGCCAAGCAGAGGCTGCTGACATCTTACGAGATGATGTTGGACTTCTACGGCATTACCCTTGTCAACAAAGAGACGGGAGAGGTCAAGCGCTCAGACATTTGGCTGGAGCGATTTGAAAACCTAAACCG atacacacacaacaacTTACGAATCACCCGGATTCTGAAGTGTCTCGGGGAGCTTGGGTTCCGTCATTATCAGGCCCCGCTGGTGCAGTTCTTCTTGGAGGAGACTCTTGTACATGGGAACCTGGACAGAGTGAAACAGAGTGTGCTGGACTACTTCCTGTTTGCTGTCCGCGACAAGGAGCAGCGCAGGAAACTGATCGAGTTTGCCTTCAAGCACTACCAGCCCAGAGATGAGTTTGTGTGGTGTCCTCGAAAGATCCAGAAAAGATTGCTTAAGaaagtggaaaataaattaCCGCAAGAAACTGGGTCCTCAGTTGATCCGTCACCCCAAAACAACAGAGAGATGGAACACCCCAGCAGCCCAGGCTCAGGTAGTCTCAATGAGGAGAGTCCATCCAAAGGAAATACCCAGGAGTCAGGGGCTGAAAGTAACTTAGAAAGTGAAGATATTCCAACTAGTCTCCATCCAACACCACAACAATTGGGTACAACTCAAAATGCACTAGACAGGGGGACCAAAGCAGAAATGCAAGGTAGCACATCACCTGTAAAGGACCTACACAACAACCAAGAAATGGAGAGGAGTGgcaccacaaaaaacacacgAACAGCAGAGCAGGAAGCAGTACGGGAAAAGctaaaaaaggaaggaaaagaagaaatggCAAGGGGTCCAGAAGGTGAGATACCTAGCCACCCAGATGAAGCGAAGGCAGGGGCCTCTGGTAGCAACAATCCAGCTCAACATGATGGGGGCTCCATTAGTCCAAGGGACACTCAACCATACAAGAATTCAGAGACTCTCACTTTCAGAAGTGAAGATGCAGAcagtctcactctcacagctAAAGATGCACCAAGTCATACATTCACAGAAGTAATCGCAGAGAGCCAAACATTTAAAGGTGACATGGAAGAGAGTCCCAGATCCAAAGGTGGAGCGGAAGAGGGTTGCATACCTGAAGGTGAACTGCAAGACAGTCAGAGACATCAAGGTGGGTTAGAGGGGAGCCACAGAGCTACAGGTGGAACTGCAGAGAGTCACATACGTGAGGGTGGAGAAGAAAAGAGTCACAGAACTGAATGTTGCATTGAGGGAAGCCACAGAACTGAAGATGAAACTGCAGCGACTCAACCACTCACAAGTGAAAATGCAGAGAGACATAGACTCACGGGTGTAATGTCAGAGAGCGACAGACTTGAAGGTGAAAAGGAAGAGAGTCACACGGCTAAaagtggagcagcagagagtcAGCCTCATGGAAGTGGAGTGGAAGAGCGTCAAAGACCTAAGGAAGAAGCAAAAGGGAGTCATGAACCTGCAGAGATTCACACAcataaagatggaaaaaaagaggttcCCATGCctgaagatgaaaaagaaaagagtcaTTACAGAACTGAAGGTTGTTTAGAAGAAGGTCACAGACCTGTAGGCGGAATGGAAAAGGGTTACAGACCTGAGGGTGGAGCTGCAAACATTCACAGATTCAAAGATGAAATTGAGGTTATTCACAAGCTTGAAGGCCACAGTCCCAAACGTGGAGCAGAAGAGAGACCTGAAGATGGAACTGCATACAGTCAGAGACCTGAAGATGGAATAGTAGTGACTCAGAGACtgggagctggagcagaagaAAGTCATAAACATGATGTTAGAACAGAAGAATGTCATGGATCTGAAGGTGGAGCTGTAGATAGTCAGAGTTGTAAAGGTGGAACAGAAGAGAGTCACAAACATAAAGATGGAGCAGAAGGGACTCACATAGTTCAGGGTGGAGCACCAGAAAGAGGCAGATCTGTAGGAAGTACAGAAGAGAGTCATAGATCTGAAAGGAGAGCAGAAGAGAGTGACAGATTTGAAGGGAGAGCAGAAGAGAGTCACAGACATGAAGATGGCCCTACAGACAATCAGATGGGTGATCAATCTGAGAAGCTTTGGGCTAGTCAAAGTGATCAAGGTAGTGGTGGACAGATAGGGGAAGCACTAAGCATGCAAGGCAATAACAGGGATGCAAGTCCAGAGTGTATGATCTGTGAGAACTCAGATTTAACAGCGAGGGAGGATGGGAAGGAGAAGACTGGTGACCAAGACCAAGATCAAGAAGAGCCAATGGATACTTACTCAGACAATACAGAGTCACAGATGGAGTATTGA